CCAAGATTACTATTATGCAACCTACTTCTTACCTGTAACTTTTTCCAGTACATTCTCTATTTTTTCTTCTACTGAAGTTGCAGATTGTGAATTAGAAGGACGCTTCATCTTGTCGATATCTGCATCTCCCTGAACTTCATTTAGCCCCTTATTGGATTCCTCTTGAACCTTATTCAATCCTGGAGGTGCGGATCTCTCTACTTCGTCAGTTTTGCGCTGAATGTCCAGAAGTTGTGTAGTGGCTTCTTCGGGATTGCTCCGATAGCTATCAATCGCGAAAGCGGGAAATGCATTAGATAGCAATAACAATGCACAGGTAAAAGCGACAACTAGAAAACGTACAGGACGTAAGATAGATGAAACCAAAGCAATAATTTTCATTTGCATTCCTCAATAATAGCGTCAAAAACGCAGAACTTGTACTTTAAGAGAGAAGAGAAGCATCTTTCCTGACTGGTTAATTATAAAAAATCAATTTTTCAGGTATGTCTCTATCTCGAATTTTGGCTAATTAACCTAGTGAAGAAATAAACTTCTTTTGACTAAGTTGAATAATCAATTAATATATAATTATTACTCAACAGATAATTAATGATTGAAGTTTTAGTCTCTTCACCTGAGGTCGATAATTTATTTTTATCCTG
The genomic region above belongs to Calothrix sp. NIES-2098 and contains:
- a CDS encoding low temperature-induced protein codes for the protein MKIIALVSSILRPVRFLVVAFTCALLLLSNAFPAFAIDSYRSNPEEATTQLLDIQRKTDEVERSAPPGLNKVQEESNKGLNEVQGDADIDKMKRPSNSQSATSVEEKIENVLEKVTGKK